The genomic segment ACGACATTGGCAGACAAAATGAAGGGCCAAACCGTAGCTCTGATTCGACCTAGGGATAAAATGATTCGTCTCCAGACGACATCTCATCGTACCTCACAAATTTTGTATGACGATCTGGGCTTGACTCCACCCGAAATGGCAGTCAACAGCACGGATTCAAGTACGATGATTTCAATTGAAGTCTTACCGGAGCTGGGGGCAGATCATATGTTTCTGCTGCAAGACGATACGAATATGGAACTGACATCTGAATTTCAAAACACCTCAATTTGGAAAAATATGAGCGCGGTTACGACCGAACAAGTGTATATAGAGGACACAGCGCAGTGGATTGGTTATTATGGACCAATTGCCATCAATTTGGTTGTCGATCAAATCGCTGATGCACTTAACTAAATCTTTGTGGACTGAGAATCCAAGGAGGGGTGCGGATGAATAAGCATTCCAGGCTCGTACAAAATGAATGGGATTACTTGAACCAACATTTTGGCTTATGTGAACAAGCCGCAATCAGTCGTATTTATTCGGTTAGCACGTTGGACTTGCTCGACCCGGAAACGTGCGCTGATAATCTGGACAGGCTAACCGTGCTTCTCCAGTCTCCCTCGAGGATGATCACAGCTTCGCAATTTTTGAAAAGGTATGCTTTCCTAACCTCTGTTCCGCTGCTATACGCCATGACAGTTTATAATAAGGGGTTAGATTTATCGGTCGAAAATTGCTCGCTTGAGTCATCACCGGGTCACTCCTGGCTGGAGCGTGTCAGTCTTGTTGACGTCGATGCCACTATGCCTGAAACTAACGAGAGGCATGTTTGGCGCGATACAGTTATTAAAGCGTGTTTTGCCGAAAATCTAGGCAAACTCATACAAGTGATGTCTAGAGTTGCCAACGTGCCAAAACCTATTCTATGGGAAAACGTA from the Sporosarcina psychrophila genome contains:
- a CDS encoding IucA/IucC family C-terminal-domain containing protein; translated protein: MNKHSRLVQNEWDYLNQHFGLCEQAAISRIYSVSTLDLLDPETCADNLDRLTVLLQSPSRMITASQFLKRYAFLTSVPLLYAMTVYNKGLDLSVENCSLESSPGHSWLERVSLVDVDATMPETNERHVWRDTVIKACFAENLGKLIQVMSRVANVPKPILWENVAVRVFSLYEKRIGVTEDQQEQAWGKADFQYLIHEAPGALFGEKQNPLSRFYGEHTSSYVSNPPMRVRKTCCFYYEVSCVKEYCSNCPKVRG